Proteins from a single region of Rhodovibrio salinarum DSM 9154:
- a CDS encoding DUF4345 family protein: MLAARLICALSALVCLLVGLWSLLDPAGVAGMIGYVFAGPAGQVEFVTVYGGFYTGVGAFLALATLREDWLIAALAMSTLGAGGAFVARLAGTLAIGTAPGLTLDLLISEAVWAGLSAVGWYLASRRG, encoded by the coding sequence ATGCTCGCCGCCCGCCTCATTTGCGCCCTGTCAGCCCTGGTTTGCCTGCTCGTGGGGCTGTGGAGCCTGCTCGACCCTGCCGGGGTCGCGGGGATGATCGGTTACGTTTTCGCAGGTCCCGCGGGGCAGGTGGAATTCGTGACGGTCTACGGCGGCTTCTACACCGGGGTGGGCGCGTTCCTGGCCCTGGCGACGCTGCGCGAGGACTGGCTGATCGCCGCGCTGGCGATGTCGACGCTGGGCGCCGGCGGGGCGTTCGTCGCACGGCTGGCCGGTACGCTTGCGATCGGTACGGCGCCTGGACTGACCCTCGACCTGCTGATCTCGGAAGCGGTCTGGGCCGGGTTGAGCGCGGTGGGCTGGTATCTCGCCAGCCGCCGTGGTTGA
- a CDS encoding NAD(P)/FAD-dependent oxidoreductase, producing MAGSKTHQQVDREAATPHTTPHVVIVGAGAVGVAAGLHLQLAGARVTLLDRGAPGEGATYANGAVIGEDHVVPVATPSVLTDLPRMLFNSKSPLAVRWSYLPKLTPWLWHFVKRARWSEVERVSHALRDLLEGCMASFDPLLEAAEAHDMLRKTGWLGLYETKAGFDGYQRSLEVQRRRGVRAEVIPAEELRQLEPALGASQRFHAGIYYPDVGYVSDSLGLVQVLARAFRQRGGRILREEVYDFEIGVEGPEAVLTDRGRHACDRLVIAAGAYSRTLARRLGSDPLLDTERGYSLTLPNPGVRPRMPVCSTERGQVCTPIDAGLRLAGTVELAGLDAPPDWRRADMLLENAQRWFPGVDGEGAVRWMGFRPSMPDSLPVISRSPRFANTVFAFGHGHCGLMLSARTGELVRDLTLDRPTGIDVSPFRVDRF from the coding sequence ATGGCCGGATCCAAGACCCACCAACAAGTCGACAGGGAGGCCGCCACTCCCCACACCACGCCCCACGTTGTGATCGTTGGCGCCGGCGCGGTGGGCGTCGCCGCCGGGCTGCACCTGCAATTAGCGGGCGCGCGCGTGACGTTGCTCGATCGCGGCGCGCCTGGCGAGGGGGCCACGTACGCCAACGGGGCCGTGATCGGTGAGGACCACGTGGTCCCGGTCGCGACTCCAAGCGTGCTGACCGACCTGCCGCGGATGCTTTTCAACAGTAAAAGCCCGCTGGCGGTGCGCTGGTCCTACCTGCCAAAGCTGACGCCCTGGCTGTGGCACTTCGTCAAGCGCGCGCGCTGGTCGGAGGTCGAGCGAGTTTCGCACGCGCTGCGAGATTTGCTTGAAGGCTGCATGGCGTCGTTCGATCCGCTGCTCGAGGCAGCGGAGGCACATGACATGCTGCGTAAGACCGGTTGGCTCGGCTTGTACGAAACCAAGGCCGGGTTCGATGGTTACCAGCGCAGCCTGGAGGTTCAGCGCCGGCGCGGCGTACGCGCGGAAGTGATCCCGGCGGAAGAACTGCGGCAGTTGGAACCGGCGTTGGGCGCGTCCCAGCGCTTCCATGCTGGCATCTACTACCCGGATGTCGGCTACGTGAGCGACAGCCTTGGTCTCGTGCAGGTCCTGGCACGCGCATTCCGGCAGCGGGGCGGACGGATTCTGCGGGAAGAGGTGTACGACTTCGAAATCGGTGTAGAAGGGCCGGAGGCGGTGCTGACGGATCGCGGCCGGCACGCCTGCGATCGGTTGGTGATCGCTGCGGGCGCGTATTCCCGTACATTGGCCCGCCGCCTGGGCAGCGACCCGTTGTTGGATACGGAGCGTGGTTATTCGCTCACCCTGCCGAACCCGGGCGTGCGGCCGCGCATGCCGGTTTGCTCGACCGAGCGTGGGCAGGTCTGCACGCCGATCGACGCCGGGCTGCGCCTGGCCGGCACGGTCGAGCTGGCCGGTTTGGACGCACCGCCGGACTGGCGGCGGGCGGACATGTTGCTGGAGAATGCGCAACGCTGGTTTCCTGGGGTCGACGGCGAAGGGGCCGTGCGCTGGATGGGCTTCCGCCCGTCGATGCCGGACAGCCTGCCGGTGATTTCCCGGAGCCCGCGGTTCGCCAACACGGTATTTGCCTTTGGCCACGGCCATTGCGGCCTGATGCTCTCCGCGCGCACGGGCGAGCTGGTCCGTGACCTCACGCTCGACCGGCCGACCGGCATCGACGTTTCGCCCTTCCGGGTGGACCGGTTCTGA